In Prunus dulcis chromosome 1, ALMONDv2, whole genome shotgun sequence, the following are encoded in one genomic region:
- the LOC117613948 gene encoding serine/threonine-protein kinase PEPKR2, whose product MRKKRKGGEADPCLDLPEDVTSKACNSRSSILTSHYSLEDYTRLKKRCKEDDDDDDGGTEPVVSHKSRLAGIATAPPCGTSSLVAPGRGIKRKIGCIDVATQMGRKNKIEEDYVSGETLGHGKFGSVWLCQSRISGAEYACKTLKKGEETVHREVEIMQHLSGHPGVVTLQAVYEESNCFHLVMELCSGGRLIDQMVQEVQYSEHRAANIFKEVMLVIKYCHDMGVVHRDIKPENILLTKAGKIKLADFGLAMRISNGQNLTGLAGSPAYVAPDVLLGKYSEKVDIWSAGVLLHALLVGVLPFQGDSLEAVFEAIKTVKLDFHTGIWESISKPARDLIGRMLTRDVSVRITADEVLRHPWILFYTERTLKALPIKSRLKNQAGAPCPQLAIPPRLKACLNKSVDGSLSETSGPLSSSDSCKSEEDQDDCGLVDALATAVSHVRISEPKRSRLCGPKGRPIEQQCSSNMKANNLCKAF is encoded by the exons atgaggaagaagaggaaaggtGGCGAGGCTGACCCATGCCTAGATCTACCGGAAGATGTGACATCAAAGGCGTGCAATTCAAGATCATCGATCCTTACATCACATTATTCACTAGAGGATTATACAAGGTTGAAGAAGCGGTgcaaagaagatgatgatgatgatgatggaggCACTGAACCTGTGGTGTCGCATAAAAGTAGGCTTGCAGGCATTGCCACTGCTCCGCCATGTGGGACTTCGTCTTTGGTTGCTCCAGGAAGAGGTATCAAGAGGAAGATAGGGTGTATAGATGTTGCTACCCAGATGGGTAGGAAGAATAAGATTGAGGAAGATTATGTTTCAGGTGAAACGCTTGGCCATGGAAAGTTTGGGTCGGTTTGGTTGTGTCAGTCCCGGATTAGTGGTGCTGAGTATGCATGTAAGACTCTGAAAAAAGGGGAGGAGACGGTTCATAGGGAGGTGGAGATAATGCAGCATTTGTCTGGTCATCCGGGGGTTGTGACATTGCAGGCTGTGTATGAGGAGTCAAATTGTTTTCATCTTGTGATGGAGTTGTGCTCTGGAGGGCGCCTGATTGATCAGATGGTTCAGGAGGTTCAGTATTCAGAGCACCGGGCTGCCAATATATTCAAGGAAGTGATGCTAGTTATCAAGTATTGTCATGATATGGGGGTTGTACACAGAGACATAAAGCCTGAGAACATTCTTCTCACAAAAGCAGGAAAGATAAAGCTTGCAGATTTTGGGCTGGCCATGAGAATATCAAATG GGCAAAATCTGACTGGTTTGGCTGGAAGTCCGGCTTATGTTGCACCAGATGTTTTGTTAGGAAAGTATTCTGAGAAGGTGGATATCTGGAGTGCTGGTGTCCTCCTACACGCGCTCTTGGTTGGTGTCCTTCCATTTCAAGGAGACTCCTTAGAAGCAGTTTTTGAAGCAATCAAGACTGTGAAGCTTGATTTCCATACGGGGATATGGGAATCAATTTCGAAGCCTGCGCGGGATCTTATTGGGAGAATGCTGACAAGGGATGTTTCAGTACGGATCACAGCAGATGAAGTATTGA GGCATCCATGGATATTGTTTTATACTGAGCGAACACTAAAGGCACTTCCCATTAAATCAAGATTGAAGAACCAAGCGGGAGCGCCTTGCCCCCAACTTGCCATTCCACCCAGACTAAAAGCATGTCTAAACAAGTCAGTAGATGGCTCTCTCAGTGAAACTTCAGGTCCTCTTTCGTCATCTGATAGTTGCAAGTCAGAAGAAGACCAGGATGATTGTGGTTTAGTGGATGCACTTGCCACTGCAGTTTCGCACGTGAGAATTTCCGAGCCAAAAAGGAGCCGACTATGTGGTCCCAAAGGTCGTCCAATTGAGCAGCAGTGTTCATCTAACATGAAAGCTAACAACCTCTGTAAAGCATTTTGA